One Anopheles merus strain MAF unplaced genomic scaffold, AmerM5.1 LNR4000179, whole genome shotgun sequence genomic region harbors:
- the LOC121601782 gene encoding glutamine synthetase 1, mitochondrial-like, translated as MALRVVGLFIRQELSGLASKPSVRMISTSRGPNCARILEHSPNAHLNKTLLDRYTRLKYDPKYVQATYVWIDGTGENVRLKDRVLDYVPKSPEDVPAWQYDGSSTYQALGGNSDMKLVPRALYKDPFKAGPNDVIVLCDTYQPDGKPTASNHRAAMQDAYNRTKDLEPWFGIEQEYTFLDIDGRPLGWPVGGFPGPQGPYYCATGAQNVVARDIAEAHAVACLYAGVQFAGTNAEVMPAQWEYQVGPALGMKCADDLWLSRYILWRIAEDYGVVVTFDPKPMEGNWNGAGGHCNFSTKPMRAENGIKAIEAAIEKLSKKHDKHIKAYDPRGGKDNERRLVGRLETSSIDKFSWGVADRGTSVRIPRGVADAKKGYLEDRRPSSNCDPYAVCNAILTTCLLDE; from the coding sequence atggCTCTCCGCGTCGTGGGACTGTTCATCCGCCAGGAGCTGTCCGGGCTGGCCAGCAAACCGTCGGTGCGCATGATCAGCACCAGCCGCGGCCCGAACTGTGCCAGGATCCTGGAGCACTCGCCGAACGCGCACCTCAACAAGACGCTGCTGGACCGGTACACCCGGCTAAAGTACGACCCGAAGTACGTGCAGGCGACCTACGTCTGGATCGACGGCACCGGCGAGAACGTCCGCCTAAAGGATCGCGTCCTCGACTACGTGCCGAAGTCGCCGGAAGATGTGCCCGCGTGGCAGTACGACGGTAGCTCCACCTACCAGGCGCTCGGCGGCAACTCGGACATGAAGCTGGTCCCGCGCGCGCTCTACAAAGACCCGTTCAAGGCGGGCCCGAACGATGTGATCGTGCTGTGCGACACGTACCAGCCGGATGGGAAGCCGACGGCCTCGAACCACCGGGCCGCCATGCAGGACGCGTACAACCGCACGAAGGATCTGGAGCCGTGGTTTGGCATCGAGCAGGAGTACACCTTCCTGGACATTGACGGGCGTCCGCTCGGCTGGCCGGTGGGCGGTTTCCCGGGACCGCAGGGCCCGTACTACTGTGCGACCGGGGCGCAGAACGTGGTCGCTCGCGATATTGCCGAGGCGCACGCGGTCGCCTGCCTGTACGCGGGCGTCCAGTTTGCCGGCACGAACGCGGAGGTCATGCCGGCCCAGTGGGAGTACCAGGTCGGGCCGGCGCTCGGTATGAAGTGTGCCGACGATCTGTGGCTGTCGCGCTACATCCTGTGGCGCATTGCGGAAGACTACGGCGTGGTCGTGACGTTCGATCCGAAGCCGATGGAGGGCAACTGGAACGGGGCCGGCGGGCACTGCAACTTCTCCACCAAGCCGATGCGGGCGGAGAACGGTATTAAGGCGATCGAGGCCGCGATCGAGAAGCTGTCGAAGAAGCACGACAAGCACATTAAGGCGTACGATCCGCGCGGAGGAAAGGACAACGAGCGCCGGTTGGTGGGCCGGCTCGAGACGTCGTCGATCGACAAGTTCAGCTGGGGCGTGGCGGATCGTGGCACCTCGGTGCGCATTCCGCGCGGTGTGGCGGACGCGAAGAAGGGCTACCTGGAGGATCGTCGCCCGAGCTCGAACTGTGACCCGTACGCGGTGTGCAATGCCATCCTTACCACCTGCCTGCTGGACGAGTAA